Genomic DNA from Pelosinus sp. UFO1:
TGTTCTATTACATTAATGTCTCGTACTGACAGGATACCTGCTAAACATTGCTGACACCAGGCGCCATGTTCCTGGACTAGAGTCTTACAATAGGGGCACTTGGGTGGATAGATGATATCCATAAAGGTACTCCAGTAGTTGCTGAACACAACCTCACTTCCTTATTAATGAATACTGCCACATTATTCTATGAAATTGGGGGAAGAAAAAATATTTGAACCACAAAGACACAAAGGACACAAAGATTTTTCACAAAAAATTGTATTATAAATAATTTTTGTAGTCCCCTTTGTGTGCCACGACAGTGGCATTGTGTCTTTGTGGTTCGTTATTTTAGCTACAACTCTTCTCCACGCAGGCGTTCCGCGAGGAGGGAGTAGCGGCGTTTGGTACGATCGTTCATTAGGGCGGTGTTGAGGGCAGCTTTGCTGCCTAGGAGGATGACCCGTTCTTTGGCCCTTGTTACGGCTGTGTATAACAGATTCCTCTGTAGCATGACATGGTGTCCCGAAATGAGTGGCATAATGACCACAGGGTATTCACTGCCTTGGCTCTTGTGTACACTCATGGCATAAGCAAGGTGCAGTTCCTCTAACTCGCCTCTTTCATAAATCACATCTTGCTCTGGATAACGAACGGCTACCCTGCCATTTTGAATACCTGTAATAAAACCAATATCCCCGTTATATACCCCTTTGGTATAATTATTTTTCATCTGCATAATCTTATCCCCTTCTCGGAGGACTTGATTGGCACCAGAAACAGAGGCTTTGCCATCACTTTCAGGATTCAAAGCCTGCTGAAGCAGCTTGTTCAAATTTTCTACACCACACACTAGCCTGTGCATAGGGGCCAACACTTGCACATCATAGGAAACATTAAAACCTTCCTTAGGAAGCACATCACGACATAGCTCTACAATAGACTGAGCTACCGCATCGCTATCATTAATTTCTTTAAACTGAAAATCATTACTGCTTTTAAAATCAGGCAACATCCCTCGGTTAATCTGATGGGCATTCATAACAATCATGCTTTCCCCTGCCTGGCGAAAAACTTCCGTTAAGCGTACGACTGGCACCGTTGTGGAGCGAATAATATCCTTGAGTACAGACCCTGGTCCAACTGCTGGCAACTGGTCTACGTCACCAACTAAAATGACTCGACAACCGTCAGGTATCGCTTGAAGAAAATGATTCATCAAAGAAATATCCATCATAGAAACCTCATCAATGATGACAACTTCCGCATCTAAAGGGTCCTTTTCATTGCGCATAAATAAAGGTGCGCCTTCCGTCCCGCCAGTCGATTCTAGCAAGCGATGTACTGTCATGGCTTCTCGGTCCGTAGCCTCATTTAGCCGCTTTGCCGCTCGCCCAGTAGGTGCCCCTAAGAGCAATTTAAAACCTTGATCTTCTAGTACATCCAGCATGCCCCTGACAACTGTGGTTTTCCCAGTGCCTGGCCCACCCGTTAACACCAATACACCATGAAGTAAGGAAGATAGAACCGCTTCCCTTTGGGCTTCAGCCAAGGTGATCCCTGACTGCTTTTCCCAGCGATCAACAATCGCCACCAAGTCTTCATCAGGTGCTTCTTTCGCCCTATCTTTCAAACGCAATAACCGTTCCGCTACTCTTTTTTCCGCATAATATAAGTGACGAGGATACACAAGAGTCATACCATGAAAATCTTCAACACATAAACTATCATTTTGAATAAGCTGAGATACACGCCTAGCTACATTGATAGGCTCAATCAATAATAGCTTGGCGGCCTCCTGCACTAATATGTCCTCCGGTACACAACAATGCCCGCCTTGGGAAATCTGTAATAAAGCGAAGTCAATCCCCGCTGCAATCCGTTCCTCATGGTCCCGCTCTAACCCTAACGACATGGCAATCTGATCCGCAGTACGAAAGCCTATACCTTGTACTTCTTGGGCTAAACGGTAGGGATTTTCCTGTAATACGCTAATCGCCAAAAATCCATATTGAGCAAAAATTTTACCTGCGTAGGCCCCTGTTACTCCGTTCATTTCCAAAAATAGCATGACCTCATGCATTTCAGATTGCTGGGCATAGGCTTCGTGAATGGCCTCCGCTTTTTTCTTGCCAATTCCCTCTATTTCTTGCAACCGTTTCGGCTTCTCTTCAATAATTTTTAAGGTATCAAGGCCAAACTGCTTTACTAACCGTGCCGCCATGGCAGGACCAATGCCTTTAATGGCCCCCGAGGCCAAAAAGCGTTCAATACCCTTCACACTGGCAGGTGCTACTTTCTTGTAACTGGTGGCTTTAAATTGGCGGCCAAAACGGGCATGCTCCGCCCATTCCCCAGTTAGTTCTAATTGTTCACCAACCAAGGGCACCAGCATACTACCCACAACGGCTACCGCCCCATTTTCATTCGCTGGTTTTAGTTTGAAAACGACAAAGCCATTGTCAGTATTTTGAAATATGATATTTTCTACAGTACCTTCTAAATATTCCACGGCGTTCTCCACTCAATATAATATATCTTTTTTATTCGCAGGTTTCTGCTTAAATCCTGCTGGTAGCATGAAATAAGAACAATAATGACTAGACAGACAGAGCATTTCGGTGTATCTTTAAAAGAAATGTAAACCATAGAGGTACAGAGGACACAGAGATTTTTACTAATTATGTGCCTTGTGGTTTAAAATTATTTACAAAGGGGTTTTATCAATGACTACTTACAATACATCGGGCATCTGTGCCAAAGAAATAAATTTTGACTTACAGGACGGAATTGTCCGCAATGTAAAATTTAATGGCGGCTGCCCTGGAAACCTCCAGGCTATTAGTTCCTTATTAGAAGGCATGCCAGCTGATGAAGTGGTAAAAAAACTCAAAGGTATCACCTGTGGACAAAAAACAACCTCTTGCACCGATCAGTTAGCAACTGCTTTACTAGAACAAATGAAAAAATAGGGGGGAACGACACACCCCGCCAGTGGCCCCCCTCTCTAGAGGGGAATGGAGAAGATAATACTAAACCCGAGAATATCTAAATGATAGATACTCTCGGGTTTTAGTTTGCCCTATAATTTTGTCGCTATGATTTTAGCCAAATCGTTAATACTACCAGTCAACTGCTCCAATTTCCCTTCGATGCGTACCAAAAGGTAAACGCTAATCACCGCAGGAAATCCATAGTTGGCTGCATATGTGAGGATTTGCTCCATAAGTTAGCCTCCTTTACACACCCCGCCTGCGGTCCCCCCTCTCTAGAGGGGAATTAGAAATTTAATTCCTTAGAGAGGGGTACCTTAACGCTAGGCCAATACTGCCGTATCTTTGCTAGTCATACGGGCCTCCACTACCTGAGCGAAATCACCCGTTTTACTAGTAAAAATATTCTTAGCGACAATGTCTTGCATAATCACCTTAACTTCTGCTAAAGTCAAATTTTCTTTGGGATCTGCAACATTCAAAGTCACTTCCTTACCGCTGGTATTGCGGAAAACCATCTCCAGGGTTTTTGCCATCTTATATCACCTCCTTCTTACTTCAATTCAGTTTCAGCATATTAGCCATTTACCAAGTAACAATCATCTTGTCGGCTAATGGTTACTACCGCATGAGTTTGTAACCCAGCAATTCCTTGAGCCACGGCATACA
This window encodes:
- a CDS encoding ATP-dependent RecD-like DNA helicase, which translates into the protein MEYLEGTVENIIFQNTDNGFVVFKLKPANENGAVAVVGSMLVPLVGEQLELTGEWAEHARFGRQFKATSYKKVAPASVKGIERFLASGAIKGIGPAMAARLVKQFGLDTLKIIEEKPKRLQEIEGIGKKKAEAIHEAYAQQSEMHEVMLFLEMNGVTGAYAGKIFAQYGFLAISVLQENPYRLAQEVQGIGFRTADQIAMSLGLERDHEERIAAGIDFALLQISQGGHCCVPEDILVQEAAKLLLIEPINVARRVSQLIQNDSLCVEDFHGMTLVYPRHLYYAEKRVAERLLRLKDRAKEAPDEDLVAIVDRWEKQSGITLAEAQREAVLSSLLHGVLVLTGGPGTGKTTVVRGMLDVLEDQGFKLLLGAPTGRAAKRLNEATDREAMTVHRLLESTGGTEGAPLFMRNEKDPLDAEVVIIDEVSMMDISLMNHFLQAIPDGCRVILVGDVDQLPAVGPGSVLKDIIRSTTVPVVRLTEVFRQAGESMIVMNAHQINRGMLPDFKSSNDFQFKEINDSDAVAQSIVELCRDVLPKEGFNVSYDVQVLAPMHRLVCGVENLNKLLQQALNPESDGKASVSGANQVLREGDKIMQMKNNYTKGVYNGDIGFITGIQNGRVAVRYPEQDVIYERGELEELHLAYAMSVHKSQGSEYPVVIMPLISGHHVMLQRNLLYTAVTRAKERVILLGSKAALNTALMNDRTKRRYSLLAERLRGEEL
- a CDS encoding TIGR03905 family TSCPD domain-containing protein; protein product: MTTYNTSGICAKEINFDLQDGIVRNVKFNGGCPGNLQAISSLLEGMPADEVVKKLKGITCGQKTTSCTDQLATALLEQMKK
- a CDS encoding YvrJ family protein, yielding MEQILTYAANYGFPAVISVYLLVRIEGKLEQLTGSINDLAKIIATKL
- a CDS encoding DUF2922 domain-containing protein gives rise to the protein MAKTLEMVFRNTSGKEVTLNVADPKENLTLAEVKVIMQDIVAKNIFTSKTGDFAQVVEARMTSKDTAVLA